Below is a genomic region from Enterobacteriaceae bacterium ESL0689.
CTGGAGCAAACTTAGCCCATTCCGGCCTTTTTGCTCAAAGCGTTGCCAGCTCATCGATCTTGGTGAGTGGGCGGCTGAGGAAAAACGCATTCCTGCTACCCGGGATTTGACCGATACTGATGACTGGAGCGAAGGCGAGTAATATTTTCCGGGCTGGGCTATCTATCCGAAGAGATACCTGTTCAGAATAGATATTGCGCTAATTTTTTGATAACAGGTTCATTCGCTGGTGGAAATAACGCAGCCTCCAGCGCCTGTTGGGTAACCCAATGGCCAGGTTGTCCCTCTTTTCCCCAGGGTTCCCCGATCCACTCATCTACCAGCCAGAACCACAACGTAATATGGCGATCAGAATAGCGATATTCGCATTTATCAAACAGCCAGCACGATGTGACTGTAATACCCACTTCTTCATCAAGCTCTCGTATCAGGGCTTGTTCCGGTGTTTCCCCACTGGCTATTTTACCACCAGGAAACTCATATTTATTTGCCATATGGACGTCCGCCCCACGTTGGGTAATAAAAATCTCCCCTGCCGAATTGCGAATAATCCCTGCCGATATTTGTAAGTTTTTCATCATGATAGCTCAATAAAAAGGCGCAGATCACTGCGCCTTATCGATTCTCTGTCTCTGGTTTAATGCAGACGACCATGACACTGTTTATATTTTTTACCCGATCCACACGGGCAAGGATCATTACGGCCCACTTTTCGTGCGCCTGTCTCTTTCGCCAGAGCAGCAGTAGCCGCAATATCATCGTCCTGATGGCTAAGCTGGCGCATTTGTGTCAGCCGTTCAGCTTCAGCACGATTTCGTTGTTCCAGTGCAGTAATCTCTTCTGGCATTTGTACCTGAACTTTGCTGATTGTGCTAATCACTTCATGTTTTAGTGTTTCCAGCATAGCGGCAAACATGGAGAAAGATTCCCGCTTGTACTCCTGCTTAGGATCTTTCTGTGCATAGCCGCGCAGATGGATACCCTGACGCAGATAATCCATTGCGGCCAGATGCTCTTTCCACAAAGAATCCAGGGTCTGCAACATGACACCTTTTTCGAAATGGCGCATCATTTCCGCACCGACCACCTCTTCTTTACGCTGACAGGCTTCAATCGCATTTTGCAAAATACGTTCACGCAGCGTTTCTTCATGTAATTCGGGCTCTTTATCCAGCCACGCCTTCAACGGTAAATCGAGATCAAAATCACTTTTCAGGTGCGCCTGTAAGCCATCGATATCCCACATTTCTTCCAGTGATTGTGGGGGAACAAAGGCGTTAATTGTGGTGGTAAAGATATCTTCGCGGATGCTATTTATGGTCTCGCTGATATCAGAGACACCCAACAATTCGTTACGCTGATCATAGATTGCCCGACGTTGATCATTCGCCACATCATCATATTCCAGCAACTGTTTACGAATATCGAAATTGCGGCTTTCTACTTTTCGTTGGGCATTGGCAATCACTTTAGTGATCAAGGGATGCTCAATCACCTCTCCCGGTTGTGTGACGATTCGACGCATCATGCCAGAGACAAAATCACCGGCAAAAATACGCATCAGCGCATCGTCCATCGATAAGTAAAAACGGGAAGAGCCCGCATCGCCCTGACGGCCTGAACGACCACGCAATTGATTATCGATACGACGAGATTCATGACGTTCAGTACCAATAATATGCAAACCACCGGCCGCCAGCACAGCGTCATGACGCTTTTGCCAGTCAGCTTTAATCTGCTCAATTTGCGCCTCCACAGGCGCTTCCAGTGCCGCGACTTCCGCTTGCCAGTTCCCACCCAACACAATATCTGTCCCACGACCAGCCATGTTGGTCGCGATGGTGACCGCAGCCGGATAACCTGCCTGCGCGATAATCGCTGCTTCGTTGGCGTGAAATTTGGCATTCAGTACATTGTGCTTAATACCTGCCTTAGTCAGTTCATGGGAGATAACTTCTGATTTTTCGATAGAAATTGTCCCGACCAGTACCGGCTGTCCTTGTGCTGTTCGGGCTCTGATATCTTCGATAATCGCCTGAATTTTTTCAGGTTCCGTCATATATACTTGATCCGCCAGATCTTTACGGATCATCGGTTTATTAGTCGGTATGACAACCGTATCGAGTTTGTAAATAGAACTGAATTCAAAGGCTTCGGTATCTGCTGTACCGGTCATCCCGGCCAGCTTTTCATATAAACGGAAATAGTTCTGGAAGGTAATGGATGCCAGCGTCTGATTCTCGTTCTGAATCTCCACGCCCTCTTTCGCTTCAACAGCCTGATGCAAACCATCTGACCAGCGACGCCCCTGCATGATACGCCCGGTGTGTTCATCAACGATGATGACCTGGCCATCTTTCACGATATAGTCAACATCCCGGGTAAAGAGTACGTGCGCGCGCAGTGCCGCGGTCACATGATGCATCAGCATAATATTCGAAGGCGAATACAGTGATTCCCCTTCGCTCATAATGCCTTCCTGCACCAGCAGTTGTTCAATCAGTATCAGCCCTCGTTCCGTCAGGTTCACCTGGCGGCTTTTCTCATCAACAGAGAAGTGGCCTTCGCCCTGAAAAGTATCGGAATCTTCTTTTTCCTGACGAATCAGATGTGGGATGATTTTATTGACTTTATTATATAATTCAGAACTGTCTTCCGCCGGGCCAGAAATAATCAACGGCGTCCGCGCTTCATCGATCAGTATCGAATCGACCTCATCCACCAGCGCATAATGCAATTCACGCTGGACGCGCTCTTCCGGACTAAAT
It encodes:
- the secA gene encoding preprotein translocase subunit SecA translates to MLIKLLTKVFGSRNDRTLRRMRKIVDMINAMEPAMEALSDEALKNKTAEFRARLKKGESLESLIPEAFAVVREASKRVFGMRHFDVQLLGGMVLNDRCIAEMRTGEGKTLTATLSAYLNALPEKGVHIVTVNDYLAQRDAENNRPLFEFLGMSVGINMSGLPAQAKREAYNADITYGTNNEYGFDYLRDNMAFSPEERVQRELHYALVDEVDSILIDEARTPLIISGPAEDSSELYNKVNKIIPHLIRQEKEDSDTFQGEGHFSVDEKSRQVNLTERGLILIEQLLVQEGIMSEGESLYSPSNIMLMHHVTAALRAHVLFTRDVDYIVKDGQVIIVDEHTGRIMQGRRWSDGLHQAVEAKEGVEIQNENQTLASITFQNYFRLYEKLAGMTGTADTEAFEFSSIYKLDTVVIPTNKPMIRKDLADQVYMTEPEKIQAIIEDIRARTAQGQPVLVGTISIEKSEVISHELTKAGIKHNVLNAKFHANEAAIIAQAGYPAAVTIATNMAGRGTDIVLGGNWQAEVAALEAPVEAQIEQIKADWQKRHDAVLAAGGLHIIGTERHESRRIDNQLRGRSGRQGDAGSSRFYLSMDDALMRIFAGDFVSGMMRRIVTQPGEVIEHPLITKVIANAQRKVESRNFDIRKQLLEYDDVANDQRRAIYDQRNELLGVSDISETINSIREDIFTTTINAFVPPQSLEEMWDIDGLQAHLKSDFDLDLPLKAWLDKEPELHEETLRERILQNAIEACQRKEEVVGAEMMRHFEKGVMLQTLDSLWKEHLAAMDYLRQGIHLRGYAQKDPKQEYKRESFSMFAAMLETLKHEVISTISKVQVQMPEEITALEQRNRAEAERLTQMRQLSHQDDDIAATAALAKETGARKVGRNDPCPCGSGKKYKQCHGRLH
- the mutT gene encoding 8-oxo-dGTP diphosphatase MutT codes for the protein MKNLQISAGIIRNSAGEIFITQRGADVHMANKYEFPGGKIASGETPEQALIRELDEEVGITVTSCWLFDKCEYRYSDRHITLWFWLVDEWIGEPWGKEGQPGHWVTQQALEAALFPPANEPVIKKLAQYLF
- the yacG gene encoding DNA gyrase inhibitor YacG, producing the protein MSEEQETIVNCPICGKTVVWSKLSPFRPFCSKRCQLIDLGEWAAEEKRIPATRDLTDTDDWSEGE